The sequence ctttaattattttataaatatttttgttgaacAAGATCTTAAGACTTATTAGGAAGCATTGAACGAGGATGTTCCTACGGGTTAACCACGCAAGCCAGCTCTATCTAAATATACACCAGGAGAATAACACGTGGATAAGCAAGAGTTTTTCTAATCGTGAATTCCCTCTAGTCAGCAATTAACCCCTCTTCTGTCTCTCTGTCTATCCCCTTGAGCTTCTCCAAAAGCAGTTATGGCATCACCCAACTCATTAAAAATTCTTGAGGTCTGTCAAGTTTCACCGGCCTCCCACTTACCTCACTCAGCCTCTGAGTTCTCTCTTCCCGCCACCTTTTTCGACTTATTTTGGTTAAAATTCCCACCGGTTGAACGTCTATTTTTCTACCATCTCACACAATCAACCCCTGACTTCTTCAATTCTGTTATCTTACCAAAACTCAAACACTCCCTTTCTCTCACTCTCCTCCACTTCTTCCCCATCGCCGGCCGCCTTACCTGGCCCCTAAACTCTCCTAAACCCGTCATTCTTTACTGTCCAAACGATGGACTTCCGCTCACCGTCGCCGAATCTGACGCTGATTTTGATCATCTGTCAAGTACTAGTGAGATGATTGAAGCTATTGAGTCTCATCCTTATGTACCCGAGTTGCCAATATCtgaaacttcatcatcaataCTTGCGCTGCAAATCACTTTGTTTCCAAGTAAAGGGTTTGCCATCGGCTGCTCCAGTAACCATGCAATTCTTGATGGTAAAAGCTCAACCATGTTTATTAAAGCTTGGGCATATATATGTAAACACGATAATACTTCTCTATTGCCTGAATTAGCTCCATCTTATGATCGAAATAGTATTAAAGATGCATCAGAGCTTGAAACAGTGGTCTTAAGTCAATGGGCAGAATTGACTGAGCAAGAATGGAAGAAAAATCCTCGAAGCTTGAAGGTTTTGCCAACGGTCATAGTAGCCGCCGACCAGGTCCGGTCCACATTCCAGTTAACCCCTGAAGTTATAAACAAACTCAAAAACAAGGTGTTATCTAAATTGAGAAACCACTCAGTTTCACTGTCTGCTTTTGTGCTTATATGTGCTTATGTATCGGTTTGCATGGTGAAAGCAAGAGGAGGAGATGAAAATAGAAAGGTTTGCTTTGTTTTTGCTGTGGATTGCAGGAGCCGAATAGATCCTCCACTCCCTATGAATTACTTCGGCAATGGTGTTTTTTCTCACCAATTCAGTACAGAAGCAAGAGAATTTATGGAGGACAGTGGGGTGTCTAGTATAGCGGAGAGGATAAGTGGTATAATAAAAGGGTTGGAGAAGGATGCTCTTGCAGGTATAGAGGACATTCTGTTAAATATCAAGACTGCTTTAGGAGGAGCGCAACTGATCAGTTTGGCAGGATCCACCAGGTTCGGAGTCTACGGGTGTGATTTCGGATGGGGAAAACCAAAGAAGGTGGAGATAACTTCCATTGACAGAACTGGAGCTATTGCTTTGACTGAGTGCAGGGATGGAAATGGAGGAGTTGAGATTGGTTTGGCCTTGCCCAGACATGAAATGGAAGCTTTTTCTCGTATGCTCTTCAATGGCCTGAATGATCTTTAAGGCTTCAATGCCCTGCTTACTTACTAATAAATTtgacatttatatatatagattccTCTAAGGATGTGAAGGCAAGATAAACATTCtctttttaatgtttaaatgCACGAGAGGAATTTAGTCAATaaatcttttagtttttttcttaattaaattaaatgttacTCAGAGCACCCTGTTTATggagaaaatttaaaatgagttACTATCgatcttataatttttgataaattaatacttttactAACTCTGCTATGtctgaattaattaataagaaaaaaaatataaaaagtattgtTAGGTAAGatgttttattattctacCAAGTTCAAATTCTACATTATATTCAGTCgatcatataatatataattttatttattatttattatatttttttaattaatttatttattattattaataatctataattaaaatttaattgataaaaatataaaaaataataattaaactatcGATCACTATAGAATTaaccttctctctctctctgagGAGTACATAAGTCCTCAAATTGTTTTCTAAcgtaaaaatatacaaaataatgtTTTTACTGTATTTTAAGCCCTTAAATAAAGGGTGATTTAACTTAAAGGAAACGTCGGTTTGCCTTCAGCTGATCTGGCAAGGCTTATAtgtgagggaccaaattgccGCAATTTTCGCTGCTTCTCATCATGTTTGACCGTCAGCTTCCTTTCCTGCACAAAATTAACACATTAATTTCCACCCAACTGCATAACACCAAACATGACTATTTTGTGGTGGGGCCCATTCACATGACTATTTAATGGAGGTGGATCATGTTATTCCAGAAGAAAAAcaatagaaaagaagaaagaattgaTGAAGAtccaattattaaatataaagaagaagaagatagagaGGAAGGCTTTTTGTGcactttttccttctttgttttttACATTACATCCCTCTACAGATCAAAACCGCAAACCCTGGCATGCGTGGCAAGTATTTTTCTTAtctcaaattatataatatatatttctctataacttttataggatattactttatagtataaattaatatattttataaattttcactaatataaatttattgtagtttttaatgtcttttaaaataataatataaatgtataacatataatatatgtttattaagTTATACAAGATTATACCTTTATAAAATTggagtaaaattttatattttagcaacattttattttagttagtaatgaaaataatttaataattattttacttttaaatttgatttaaatattcaacaCTTGATCTAGCGAGgacattttatatatttttaaaattattcagtTTATTATGACAAAACTTActtaaaatgtttttattataattttaatattttattatttataaagttttCACAATCCTAtttattcttacaaatattataaataataattagttctCATTACACgctaaaatcaaataattttgctccaattcaattaaaaaaaaaaacacttttATAGAGTTTGATGCTTATCATACTTCAAGGGCTTAATTAAACTTtcattatgaatttaaaactttaattgtcataaattgataattgttttacaaatttctaGATAAATGACTCATTACCTCTAAATTCAGGGATAAATGGAACCTTTATCCCATAGAAAAGCAATGAACAATTTTCTTAGCTGGGAGCATCACTGGATAAAAAGCAGACAGTAGAGTAATAGACAAAACAAGAGCTTGGTGAAGGACAAATGACATGTGAACTCTTTACACCATTTTCCAAGCACGAATATGGCAGTAGCAGCAGCTCAATTCATACAACCTTAAAAAcagtgaaagaaagaaagaaagaaaagggccagtttttattattatgagcATAGCATTAAAGGCTtgtccttttctcttttaatagTGAAATCACAAAtctatcttttataaattgtataatGGATGAATAATAAGTagaatcatatttttatattttgcaagcgttttaattaattttttcttgttaaaataaaattaaattcataaattggAATCTTTTATTATGGAATCTTGTTTagatatttttgaataaaaaaatcaatatttctactaaaatattaaatgtttcttatggaataattgaatttctatttttaaatttcatattacttctttaaatgtatttattttattaattaatggtattaaaaaatatattagattcttttaatttatgttattatattttgtgtATTTAAAATGTTGGAATttagtaatattaaaaatatattaaaatattttttaatatataaatttcttttaatttgttatagtttatgtatttaaaatGTTAGAATTTAGTAATTTGATAAGAATGCAGTGATTCactcttttaatattaaaaaacattaaaaaatatattatttcaactATATTTGAacaaacatttaaaatatttgatgaatatCTTGAACAATATAGGCTGCATGTAAACTTATTCAGGTTTATTAAGATAAACACCTTTAGAGTTGCTAGGGTCATAATGCATAGGATCAGAAGACATGGTCTTGCAGAGTTTTGCGTGAACAGAAACATCAACAAAATCTATAGCAGAATTCTTATATTGAGTGGTTGGAGAAAATTCAGTATCAGTAAATCCTAAGGTTAGATTAAATTCAATGATTCATTGCATAAATTCATTGCCTAGGAATTGATATCGCACAACTTCAGGACTATCAAAAGTAAAGTTCTCAGGTACCTCAAACTGAAAAGTGGTGTAAGATTCTCTAATCAATTCAATAAATGTAGGACGTTTAACAGTCATAAGAGTTTTCCACCACATACTAACTATCATAGCATCAAAAGCCCTCTTAATATTTAGTTCTTCTAGAGAATGAGTATCGATATACTTACCTGGGTTAATTTTTCGAGTTCGTACATCTGCATACCTGTCCTTTCGGGCTTTAGTATTGAATTTCAAAAACCCATTTAAGTCAGCTTCGAATGGTGGTAGAATAGCTTCCCTTTTGCCCAAGCGAGATCGCTTGAATGAAGCATTGCCCTCATCGCGTGGGGCTGCTGCCTTTTTCTCTCGCTGGCAAGCTGCTGAAGCTTTAAAGTTGGGCGAAGGAACTGCTACATCAGAGGATTTGGGCTAAGCTATTGCATTGCTGGAATTTGAAGGTGCTTCCTTGCCGCTGTCCTCTTCTGTTTGTCATATTTTCTGCAActtcttaaaaaatagatgTGTCACTAATAGCCAAATCTATCTCCAATTCCTCTATGAgacgattttttttttgcctaGTCTCCTTTTTTAATTGACACATTGTCTTCTCAATTTCAAGGTTATACTGTAAATTAATAACTTGAGAAGACCgagtcataaacaaataaattaaacaatgagaaattaaaatagcTCCCCGGGAACGGCGTCAAATTTTCTACGGATTATCGAAGCCCTTCAACataaattacttatttttctaaactaacttgtagaaatagtgaaaccacgTCGAATCCCAAGTGAACCAATGtgaatagcttctcaaagttaaatattaaaaataggaGGTTTTGAATGATTGaactaaaattagaaataaataagaaaataatagaagctgaatattaaagtaaataaaaatcaaaccaaaCTTCCAATTGAAGAGTACAAActccatccaattgtaattctGATCATAAgcttaaaatatcaaattttgtatttaagtacttagtctacttattcaaAAAAGCAGTAACAAGTgtaaattctcctaatataattgactcatACCCAGCATctaaatcaaaacttaccattaacCAACTGGGCACAATAacgttccatatcaactcaaCGATagtattaagaataatgagaatgactaaaccaatattagttgatcgagataactgcaattgaattaatcttgttcctttatttccctagagtctatcatgcaagctatgtaattcgaaaaggccacaatcacacacacatgagccaactccttgctacttgtgtcaatcgttcatgacaattacggatcacaaactcaaggatagcaatagaaaaataaatatcaaattgagtcgtcagtttaatcaatataaaaaattcataaacaataaaaataaaaaataaaaaatatttgaattaaagaagaaattctattAAGTATAAAACCTCACAAAATCATAATTGGattttattcactcttgaatcagAAATTAAAAGCTTAGCCACACATAGTGGAGTAAAAATTCACAAGAGTTGTAgggaataaaagaagaaaatacaCACAACCTccggagaaagaaaaaaaataaaagatgtcCCCTTTTGTAAAACTAGCCTCCCTATATAGAAAGTCAAacctaaattctaataaaataatccctatccaaaaaaaaaaacaaacttcttatataattctaatcccataagaaaaactaaaataaagaggaatctaaataaataaagtccTTAATAATATAGGAGACCGTTTTCTTTATCCAGCATTtccaaaataaaggaaataacataaaaatggGCCCACCATAAATTTAACTTAAGACATTTGAAATTCTCTTCAACAGATTTCAGCAGCTCACAAATTGTAGGgcatggtcacgccttgttGAAAAtgacattctacataaatttTCACTCATCCACTAAAAGACTTGATTTTTGAAGTGAtgctttaaaacatgtctttaaaCTGAATTCTactcaatccttgatatttctCCACCTAGATCAGAACAAACACAATTTCCACAATTAAGCACAATatccaatcaaaatataagggaattaaacacaataagtataactatttatgatctaTCACCCTTATATAATACTTCATCATTTTAACCCGAATTTTTTGATGGGATTTTGTGTGAAATCTGAAACCATTCATAATAAAATCCATTGTTTATATGATAAGAACCAAAAGGCCCTTGtgacaaattaaaaaaatcatatgtgACAGGCCCATTCTTGTGTAAATGGACCATCTAAATATGccaaaacatatttaaaaacactttaaaagaatttgaaaaagaataaaacttATAACTAAAGATTACAATCTTGaatattatgtaatttttggAACCATTCAGGGAATTCAGAGTTGTATCTTTTCATTAGCTCTGCATGAGGAACTCCTATTAatgatttctcaaattcccTACCAACATGAATAAATGAGTCAAATTTCATATGTATTGAAACTATTTCTAAagtttaattagtttatatatatacagaagtcaaatttaattgaaaaatggCCAAAACTTcttcaaaattattaagtaTGTACAAATGAACTGCTCCTTTTGCCTCTATAGTCAAATTTTCATATAACTGTCTCCTTAATGGATGACcagaatatgaaaatattttaatctttccTTTATTCAAAAGGGCATCATGATTTCCGTCACTATGTGTAGGTCAGTTGAATATAGTATCAATACCTTCCAAATATCTTGAACAAAAAGGCAAACACTCTCTTGCAATATATGCTTCAGCCATTGAACCTTCTGGTTTGGCTTTATTGCATACAAATGACTTAAGCATGCACAAAAATCTTTCAATCAGATACATTCATCTATATTGTACTAGGTTAACTATTTTTGCTTCTTCCAGTAAATGAATTAATAAGTGCACCATAATGTCAAAGAATAATGGAGGAAACACCATTACCCTTTaacaatttactttttaagtCATCCATTTCTATTAAACTCATTATTTTACAGCACAAGTTTCTAAAGAAAGCACTTAATTCTATTAATGGTTCACATACCTCTTGCGAAAGATAACTTCTAATAGAGAGAGGAAGTAGACGTTGTACAAATACATGACAATCATGACTCTTCATACCAAATAACTTACATTCTTTCTCATTTACGCATCTACAAATCGTCAAAAGGTAACCATCAAGATTCTTTAAATTTCGCAATATTTTGCATATTGCTTCTTTGTCAGGACTGGATAAACTATATTTTGCTGTAGGTAAGTAAACACCATTACCCTTTTTGTAAGGATGAAGCTCAAATTTTATTCCCATACTAACTAAATCAAAATGCCTATTCATTGTATCTTTTGTCTTACCTTTAGTATTCATAATTGTCTCACAAATACTATCacatacaatttttttttctatgtgCATAGCATCTAAATTATGGTGCAATAAAAGGTTCTTCCAATAAGGCAAGTAAAGAAATATGctccttttaaaaaaaaattataaataatattagatgcatcatattttctttttgtacatCTACCAAATGATGATTGTTTAAATTGAGAAAcctcatttaaaatttattcacCTGTTAAAGGATTGGTTTGTTCCTCATCTCTGTAGTCccatcaaatatttttttatttcttcgcCATTTATGATTAATTGGCAAGAATCGTTGATGACCtataaaactcttttttttttgcactATTCAACCATTTAGCCTAAGTTTCTTTATGACAAGAAGAACATACCATATAATCCTTTGTTGACCACCCGGATAAATCTGCATGTGCATAAAAATCATTGATAATCCATAAAATAGTAGCATGTAACTTAAAATTACGTTTAACTTGTACGTCATATATCTCAACTCCATCAGCCCATAGTTCTTTTACTTCTTTAACTAATGGCTTGAGAAACACATCAATATCCATATATGTCGGGACTATGAGGTCCAGGGAATAATAAGGTCATCATAAGATATGACTGTTTCATACACATCCATAGAGGCAAATTGAATGGAGTAATAACAATAGGCCATATACTATGTTGAGAGCTCATATTACCAAAAAGGTTAGAAACCATCTGTAACCAAGCCTCACATTGCGAGCATCACTagcaaactaaaaatattccTCATCTAATTTTCCATTCTAAATAATCGGTTGGATGTTTTAAAACACTATCTTCTGGTCTTTTCTCTTTGTGCCACCTCATGTTTAAAGCTGTCTTTCTAGACATAAATAGTCTTTGTAACATTAgctttaatgaaaaataacacaatACCTTATGCAGAACTTTATTCCCCTTGACAAATTTCCACCTAGACAATTCAAAAATAGAGCATGTTTGTAAATTCATATTGACATCCCAATACAAAATACAATTGTTATCACACACAACATACTTCATATATCCTAGACCtagattattaatatatttcttagCACTATAATAAGAATCTGGTAATGAGTCATTTCTATTTGAAACTATCATCCTTAAAAATTCAAGCAAGccattaaaagaattatttgtcTAACCATTTGAACTTTTCAAGTGAAGGAGTTTAATTACAGTAGCCGATTTTGAAGATTCACAACCTGGTTATAAGTTCTCTTTAGCAGCATCTAGCAAACTGAAAAATTAAGTAACATCACCACGATGCTCTTCATTTTCAGTAGCATCACCACATGGctcttcaatttcaatttgttcCTTACTAGCATAATCATGTACGGTACCATCTATATTAGATACACCATACACATCATGTAACAGCCCGAGCATATCATCATTAACACTCGATTCATTACCCTTTGTGCCAAAATCTACTACAGGGTCACTAACTGTTTCTCCATGATAATTCCAAGTGGTATAACTTTCAAACATTTCATACTTTAACAAATGGAAATGAATAGCAGGCCTATCCTTATATTCTGTATTCCAACGTTTTTTGCATGGACACCAGACCGTATCTTGTTCAACTGAATGCTGaaatacaaaattaagaaatctTTTGACATCATTTCCATATTGAGGATGCTAAAATGTTTATGAGATGATAAAAGTGCGtcataagaaagaaaatgataaatgGGATGAAATGTTGAACAAGAAAAGTTAGAAGAATTCAAAGTTCAAtccttaaaattataattataatcatGTAAGTATTGAGGAATTTTATGAGCTCTTTGGCTCTATCTAAGATATGGTATAACAAGTTCATCAATTGGTAAGGAAGAATAAGTAGGAGATGTAGAGTTACCAATTAGTTCAAGTGGATCATGCTCAACAGAATCAAAATGAACATGAAAAGAGTTTGGAGAAACATATAAATCATGAATGTCATATAATGTAGATGATGGCAATGCtggagaaataaattttagaggAACAATATCAACAAGAGTGTTAATCTCATTAAGAAGAAATTAAGGTAAGACAAAAGAAGAGGAATTAGGAGTAAGATGAtgttgaaaaggaaaaaaagtttCAAAGAAATGAATATCTCTAGAGATAAACTATTGATGAGAATGTAGACATACAATTTGTAGCCCTTGACAGTTAGAGGATATCCAAGAAAAATACAAGATCTAGCTCTATAATCAAACTTTCTTTTGGATGGATGAGCATTGGAAGCAAAATATAAAAGCCTAAAAACTTTAAGGTGTAAATAGACATGAGgttttttgaaaagaatgtGATAAGGGGTTTAGTTATTAAGTGTTAGTGTAGGTGTTCTATTTATAAGAAAGATAGCAGTAAGGATAGCATCACCCCAAAAC comes from Ricinus communis isolate WT05 ecotype wild-type chromosome 5, ASM1957865v1, whole genome shotgun sequence and encodes:
- the LOC8289605 gene encoding phenolic glucoside malonyltransferase 1, with the translated sequence MASPNSLKILEVCQVSPASHLPHSASEFSLPATFFDLFWLKFPPVERLFFYHLTQSTPDFFNSVILPKLKHSLSLTLLHFFPIAGRLTWPLNSPKPVILYCPNDGLPLTVAESDADFDHLSSTSEMIEAIESHPYVPELPISETSSSILALQITLFPSKGFAIGCSSNHAILDGKSSTMFIKAWAYICKHDNTSLLPELAPSYDRNSIKDASELETVVLSQWAELTEQEWKKNPRSLKVLPTVIVAADQVRSTFQLTPEVINKLKNKVLSKLRNHSVSLSAFVLICAYVSVCMVKARGGDENRKVCFVFAVDCRSRIDPPLPMNYFGNGVFSHQFSTEAREFMEDSGVSSIAERISGIIKGLEKDALAGIEDILLNIKTALGGAQLISLAGSTRFGVYGCDFGWGKPKKVEITSIDRTGAIALTECRDGNGGVEIGLALPRHEMEAFSRMLFNGLNDL